A stretch of DNA from Candidatus Thermoplasmatota archaeon:
AGTCCTTGCGCCTCTCGCACGAGATGACAAACGGATGGGACGACAAGCACCGGTTCGGCGTGGCCGTCTGCGCCATCCTGGACGTTCCAACGTCGGCCTGGCACGTCTTCTCGGAGAAGCCCGTGGCCGGATGCGAGGACCTGCGCAGCCTCTTCGAATTCGTCGAGCGCTGCCGGGCGCTTGGCTGCACCCTCATCGGGCACAACATCGTGAACTTCGATTGGACCGTGCTCGCCGGCGAGTTCGAGGCGCGCGGGTACGTTCCCGACTGGCGCTCCTACGGTCCCGGCCGCATGCGCCTCGTGGACACGCTCCTCTCGCTGTACCAGTTCCTCGGCTACCGTCCCAGCTTGGAGCAACTCGCCCAGCACAACCTCGGAGAGTCGAAGGCGATGATGAGCCACGACGCGCCCACCCGCTGGCGCGAAGGCCGCCTCGAAGAGGTCGTGAACTACTGCAAGGACGACGTCGAGAAGACGTACAAGATCTGGAAGATCGGGCGCGAGAAGGGCCGCGTCGTCGTGGAGAAGCGCTGGCCCGAGGGCGAGCGCGCCGTCGAGGTCGAGTGGTGAGGCCCCAAGCCCTTAAGTCGGAAGCCCCCGTTTGCCCACCATGCGCTCCTTCCACGCGCGCCGGCTCGCCGACGTGGAGCCAAGCGGCACCGTGAAGCTGCAGGACGTGATCGCGCGCCTGAAGAGCCAGGGGCGCGAGATCGTTTCCCTGTCGGTCGGGGAGCCCGACTTTGCCACGCCCAAGCACGTCCGGGAGGCTGCCAAGAAGGCGCTCGACGAGGGCCACACGCACTACACGTCGAGCTTTGGCATCCCCACGCTGCGCGAGGCCGTGGCCGACAAGCACCGCAAGGAGAACGGCATCCCCGCCGAGCCCAAGCACGTGCTCGTGACCCCGGCCAAGCAGGCCGTCTTCATGGCGATGCTCGCCACGCTCGACGAGGGGGACGAGGTCCTCCTGCCGGACCCGGCGTGGGTGAGCTACGAGCCCATCGCGCGCATGTGCGGCGCGCGACCGGTCCCGGTTCCCGTGTCCGCCCACCGGGACTACCGCATGCTGCCCGAGGACGTCGCGCGGGCCGTCACGCCAAAGACGAAGATGATCGTGCTCAACAGCCCAAGCAACCCCACGGGCGGCGTGGCAACGGACCACGACGTGAAGGGCCTTGCCGATCTTGCCGTCGACAAGGATCTTCTCGTCCTCTCGGACGAGCTCTACGAGAAGATCCTGTACGAGGGCCGCCACGTGAGCCCCGCCTCGCTTCCGGGCATGTTCGAGCGGACGATCACCGTAAACGGTCTCTCGAAGTCGTTTGCCATGACCGGCTGGCGCCTGGGCTGGGCCGTCGCCCCCGAGCCGCTGCTGGCTGAGATGAGCAAGATCCAGCAGCACTCGATCACGCACTGCGCGACCTTTGCCCAACACGCCGCGGTGGCCGCGCTCCGCGGAAGCCAGCGGTTCGTGGAGGAGATGCGCACCGAATTCTTGGCCCGACGCGACCTCGTCGTGAACGCGCTCAACGCCACGCCCGGGTTCAACTGCGTGCGGCCCAAGGGCGCCTTCTACGTCTTCCCCTCCTACTCGTTTGGGATCCCAAGCGAGGACCTCGCGCTGTTCCTTCTGGAGAACGCGGGGGTCGCCGTGACCCCCGGATCGGCCTTCGGTGCAAACGGCGAGGGCCACCTGCGCATCAGCTACGCCAACAGCCGGGAGAACCTCCAGAAGGGGCTTGCCGCCATCGCGGAGGCCGTGCCGAAGCTTGCTTCCTAGGCTCGAATTTTTTCCGCCCGGGCGCCCGTTCCGGCGGAATCTTCAATTGGAGGCCGTCCCATCCTTGCGGGATGATCCTCCTTCCGGCCCGCGCCTGGCGTTCGCTGGCGGCCGCCTTGGACCTTCGCGTCTCCGACGAGGTGCCCCCCGACGCGTGGCGGCAGCTGCCCGAGCTGTCGGGCAAGCGCGACCGCTTCGCAGTCGTCGCCCGGGTCGTTCGCGAGGAGCGGTCCCCCGATGGCGCCTGCACGCAGATCGCGCTTCGACTCACGGACGTCGACGCGGGCTTCTCGTTCCGCCTCGAGCTTGTCGAGCCCGACGCCGTCCCCGACGACGTCCGGACCGGCCGGGACTCGCGCGACCACGACGGCGCCTTCGAACGCGCGTTTGCGCTCACCGGGCCCGACGCCTCCGCCGCCCGGCGGGCCTTCGTGCCCACCCTTCGCACGCGCACGCTTGCGCTTCCGCCCTTTGAGCACGTCGCCGTCTCCTCGCGGACGCTCACGCTCACGCGGGCCGGCTTCTTCGCCGATCCGGCGGGCACGCACGACTCCCTCCTCGTGCTTCGCCAGCTCGCCCACGCCGTCGACGCAAAGACGCTCGCGGTGGAGGACCGCTAGTGCCGGATCGCGGCGACCTGCCTCCGCCCGTGGAGGATCTCGCCGTGCGCGAGGGCGTCTCCGCGGCCGAGCTCGTGGAGGCGCTTGGCCGAGCCGGCGGGTT
This window harbors:
- a CDS encoding pyridoxal phosphate-dependent aminotransferase translates to MRSFHARRLADVEPSGTVKLQDVIARLKSQGREIVSLSVGEPDFATPKHVREAAKKALDEGHTHYTSSFGIPTLREAVADKHRKENGIPAEPKHVLVTPAKQAVFMAMLATLDEGDEVLLPDPAWVSYEPIARMCGARPVPVPVSAHRDYRMLPEDVARAVTPKTKMIVLNSPSNPTGGVATDHDVKGLADLAVDKDLLVLSDELYEKILYEGRHVSPASLPGMFERTITVNGLSKSFAMTGWRLGWAVAPEPLLAEMSKIQQHSITHCATFAQHAAVAALRGSQRFVEEMRTEFLARRDLVVNALNATPGFNCVRPKGAFYVFPSYSFGIPSEDLALFLLENAGVAVTPGSAFGANGEGHLRISYANSRENLQKGLAAIAEAVPKLAS